The sequence CGGCGGGCGCGCGGAAGGTGACCTGCGTGACCACCGCATCCTCGGGCAGATCGCTGGTGCGATAGCCGAAGGCGACATCCTCGGGCCCGAGGGTCAGGGTGGTGCCATTGCGCAACACCACGCGGGCAGACACGAAATGATCGGCCACATACGTGCCGTAGCATCCCGCGTTCATGCGCAAGGCCCCGCCGATCGAGCCGGGGATCGTGCGCAGAAAGGTCAGATCGCGCCCGGCCTCGGCCGCGCGTTTGGCCACCTGCGCGTCCAGCGCCGCCGCCCCGGCGTGAACCAGGTCGCCCGCAATCTCGACCGCGTTGAAGCCGCGCCCCAGCCGGATGACCACGCCATCGATCCCGCCATCACGCACGATCAGGTTCGACCCCACGCCCATGGGAAAGACGGGAACGGCCGGATCCAACCCCGCCAGAAAGCCGGCCAGGTCATCCTCGTCGGCGGGCTGAAAGAACCAATCGGCCGGCCCGCCCACGCGCAGCCATGTCAGCGCCGAGAGATCGCGGTCGCGCGTCAGACGCCCGCGCGGATGCGGCATGTCGGGCCGCGGGAGGGTCGCGGTCATGTCGGTCTCTTCCCTGTCCATACGGGCTGTCTATCGCGGCAGGCGGCCAAGGGTCCAGTGCCCCTCACTCGCCATGCGGCGTTTGCGCCTCGTCCGGGCGGAAGGTTGCGCGCAGGGTCTGCGCCAGGCGGATCAGGGGCCAGCGCAGCACCGAAATGCCCGCCGCCATCAGGGCCAGACCCCACCACGGCCCCATCGACAGGGTGACGAACCCCAGCAGGGGAATGCCCGTGGCGATCAGGGCCCAGGCCGCGGGCCAGTGATACCGCGTCGGCATCATGCCGGCGAGACAGGCGCTCAGCGCCCAGAGGCAGGCGAGGATGAAAGCAATCGGCATGGGGATCAGGCCCTCCGTACCTGGTGGCGCACAAGGGCGCCGAGGGGATGGCAAACCATCGCGCGGATGGCCGCCAGAACGATCAGAACGGGGATCGCCCCGTGCTGCAATCCGAAAGAGATCAAGGGCGGGACCGCCATGACCAGCAGCGCGCCGTCACCGGCCGACACCCGGCCAAGACCTCGCCGGCG comes from Roseibacterium elongatum DSM 19469 and encodes:
- the murB gene encoding UDP-N-acetylmuramate dehydrogenase, producing MTATLPRPDMPHPRGRLTRDRDLSALTWLRVGGPADWFFQPADEDDLAGFLAGLDPAVPVFPMGVGSNLIVRDGGIDGVVIRLGRGFNAVEIAGDLVHAGAAALDAQVAKRAAEAGRDLTFLRTIPGSIGGALRMNAGCYGTYVADHFVSARVVLRNGTTLTLGPEDVAFGYRTSDLPEDAVVTQVTFRAPAGDPDVLAARMEDQLAKRDATQPTKDRSAGSTFRNPAGFSSTGQADDTHELKAWKVIDEAGLRGATLGGAQMSPKHPNFLINAGDATAADLEALGEQVRKRVFEHSGLTLEWEIKRVGRPAVRHPAKTGD
- a CDS encoding DUF2484 family protein; translation: MPIAFILACLWALSACLAGMMPTRYHWPAAWALIATGIPLLGFVTLSMGPWWGLALMAAGISVLRWPLIRLAQTLRATFRPDEAQTPHGE